One window from the genome of Cryptomeria japonica chromosome 6, Sugi_1.0, whole genome shotgun sequence encodes:
- the LOC131065798 gene encoding uncharacterized protein LOC131065798: MRESEHKSNEMVVGLMEEQCTSVQSLGEFQSYPSTESMEAESNAQSQLHIDILKSIMSEMSEEEMSISAQIVKYKEFAGNEEQQHSSSIMSHLRSLGFDAAICKSEPKHDRSFPAGKYEFMDVLVRNRKEKSTRILVDMDFRTQFEIARPSSEYSALIQLLPLLYVGNAEKLVKIVKIMSKSAKMSLKTKGMCIPPWRTYAYMHSKWLSSCSRITNHFPEEIMSCHGGGKEECIEWKCSEDFSQKSSNQRMGKETSKLPTVLMEAGLTSMFKVVAVVKVLL, encoded by the exons ATGAGGGAAAGTGAGCACAAATCTAATGAAATGGTTGTGGGCTTGATGGAGGAGCAGTGCACCTCTGTGCAATCCCTTGGAGAATTTCAATCATACCCTTCAACTGAATCCATGGAGGCAGAATCCAATGCTCAGTCACAGCTACACATTGACATTCTCAAG AGCATCATGTCAGAGATGAGTGAAGAGGAAATGAGCATATCAGCCCAAATAGTGAAGTACAAAGAATTTGCAGgaaatgaagaacaacaacataGCTCCTCTATAATGAGTCATCTCAGAAGCCTAGGATTTGATGCAGCAATCTGCAAATCTGAGCCCAAACATGACAGAAGCTTCCCTGCTG GAAAGTATGAGTTCATGGATGTTCTTGTGAGGAACAGGAAGGAGAAAAGCACCCGTATATTGGTGGACATGGATTTCAGAACGCAGTTTGAGATTGCAAGACCCAGTAGCGAATACAGTGCTCTCATACAACTGCTTCCCCTGCTTTATGTTGGGAATGCAGAAAAACTTGTTAAAATTGTGAAGATAATGTCCAAAAGTGCCAAGATGTCTTTGAAAACAAAGGGAATGTGCATTCCCCCATGGAGAACATATGCTTACATGCACTCCAAATGGTTGAGTTCTTGCAGCAGAATAACAAACCATTTTCCTGAGGAAATCATGTCATGCCATGGTGGAGGAAAAGAGGAATGCATTGAGTGGAAGTGTAGTGAAGATTTCTCACAGAAATCATCAAATCAGAGAATGGGAAAGGAAACATCAAAGCTGCCCACTGTTTTAATGGAAGCCGGACTAACTTCTATGTTCAAGGTAGTAGCCGTAGTAAAAGTTTTGCTGTAA
- the LOC131065799 gene encoding uncharacterized protein LOC131065799, translating to MSEMSEEEMCISTQIVKYKEFAGNEGQQHSSSVVSHLRSLGFDAAICRSEPKHDRSFPAGKYEFMDVLVRNRKEKSTRILVDMDFRTQFEIARPSSEYSALIQLLPLLYVGNAEKLVKIVKIMSKSAKTSLKTKGMCIPPWRTYAYMHSKWLSSCRRITNCFIEEIMPCQGGEKEECIELKLAQKSEKQRMGKLTSKLPTVLMEAGLTSMFKVVAVA from the exons ATGTCAGAGATGAGTGAAGAGGAAATGTGCATATCAACCCAAATAGTGAAGTACAAAGAATTTGCAGGAAATGAAGGACAACAACATAGCTCCTCTGTAGTGAGTCATCTCAGAAGCTTAGGATTTGATGCAGCAATCTGCAGATCCGAGCCCAAACATGACAGAAGCTTCCCTGCTG ggaaatatgagttCATGGATGTTCTTGTGAGAAACAGGAAGGAGAAAAGCACCCGAATATTGGTGGACATGGATTTCAGAACGCAGTTTGAGATTGCAAGACCCAGTAGCGAATACAGTGCTCTCATACAACTGCTTCCTCTGCTTTATGTTGGGAATGCAGAAAAACTCGTTAAAATTGTGAAGATAATGTCCAAAAGTGCCAAGACGTCTTTGAAAACAAAGGGAATGTGCATTCCCCCATGGAGAACATATGCTTACATGCACTCCAAATGGTTGAGTTCTTGCAGGAGAATAACCAACTGTTTTATTGAGGAAATCATGCCATGCCAGGGTGGAGAAAAAGAGGAATGCATTGAATTGAAGTTAGCACAGAAATCTGAGAAACAGAGAATGGGAAAGTTGACGTCAAAGCTGCCCACTGTTTTAATGGAAGCCGGACTAACTTCTATGTTCAAGGTAGTAGCTGTAGCATAA